From the Anguilla anguilla isolate fAngAng1 chromosome 6, fAngAng1.pri, whole genome shotgun sequence genome, one window contains:
- the LOC118230306 gene encoding leucine-rich repeat-containing protein 52-like produces the protein MRFSRGRNAQSLWLVFLRAFVMGAAPTPALTAECPNRCSCDNQLAVQCVGQDLTYFPPDFPLATRQLLLSNNRITELPAVILNYLSDLVFLDCSNNTLSEISESTFGNLRKLAYLDLSFNALAQIDGRTFGPLVSLVMLKLTDNLGLSEIHPDALSENTALQVLDVSRNNLTSLNISSLILLPSLRSIALSGNPWRCDCDTEDLCLWMQIEGSRFQDEGKTVCQGPPDMEGRWLSEVGMQLRTDCHQRLGYQDYIFLTSVGFLIFSAGTVSAWVMGVLMVLYERYNKNANGHEDEDEEEGGVTHGNGDLSKPGVKV, from the exons ATGCGCTTTTCCCGTGGTCGCAACGCGCAGTCACTGTGGCTCGTATTTCTGCGAGCATTTGTCATGGGGGCTGCACCGACCCCTGCTTTAACCGCGGAGTGCCCAAACCGATGTTCTTGCGACAACCAGCTTGCGGTTCAGTGCGTGGGTCAGGACCTAACTTACTTTCCTCCGGATTTTCCACTCGCCACCAGGCAGCTTCTCCTTTCCAACAACCGTATTACGGAGTTGCCGGCGGTAATACTCAACTACTTGTCCGACTTGGTGTTTCTAGACTGCAGTAACAACACTCTCTCTGAGATCTCAGAATCTACCTTTGGAAACCTCCGCAAACTGGCTTACCTGGATCTCTCCTTCAACGCCCTGGCACAAATCGATGGAAGGACGTTCGGACCATTGGTAAGTCTTGTGATGCTCAAGTTGACGGACAACCTTGGACTGTCCGAGATCCACCCTGACGCCTTGTCGGAGAACACAGCGCTACAGGTACTAGACGTCAGCCGGAACAACCTGACGTCTCTCAACATCAGCTCCCTCATCTTGCTACCATCCCTCCGCTCCATCGCCCTCAGCGGGAATCCCTGGCGCTGCGATTGTGACACCGAGGACCTTTGTCTGTGGATGCAGATCGAAGGGTCCAGGTTTCAAG ACGAGGGGAAGACGGTGTGCCAGGGGCCCCCGGACATGGAAGGCCGGTGGCTGTCGGAAGTGGGCATGCAGTTGCGGACGGATTGCCACCAGAGACTGGGCTACCAGGATTATATCTTCCTCACTTCTGTTGGTTTCCTCATCTTCTCTGCTGGCACGGTGTCGGCCTGGGTGATGGGTGTGCTTATGGTTCTGTACGAGCGCTACAACAAGAATGCCAATGGgcatgaggatgaggatgaggaggagggaggagtcaCTCACGGCAATGGGGACCTCAGTAAGCCTGGCGTGAAGGTGTGA
- the tada1 gene encoding transcriptional adapter 1 — MAAHVSELEVAKKNLTEAIGDNVKQYWANLKLWFKQKISKEEFDIEARRLLAQDNVHVHNDFLLAILTRCQIIVSAPEGAGSLQWAGGSASKPGKPKGKKKFSSVRQKFDHRFQAQNPLSAAQPFSPREAGLGEEEELRLSAHTLLLPTRGQLEARTMVTAFELGLDNVNEDAVSMLVYAVEVHLKDVLTAVISRRKAYRLRDGLFPYAFGSDITPQPYLKNSVAAYHAVTECPPPSASLPAGPPPQVSPDEAEQQAALLLACCGHSLPAPLPPISIADLLEALQVHRRVVPSHTVYALSIERILARLWHPSHEELEQDQVHRQHLANKEGLLIY, encoded by the exons ATGGCAGCCCATGTTAGCGAACTCGAAGTTGCCAAGAAGAACTTAACAGAGGCCATTGGGGATAATGTGAAACA GTACTGGGCAAACCTAAAACTATGGTTCAAACAGAAGATCAGCAAGGAGGAGTTTGATATCGAGGCAAGGCGACTCCTCGCACAGGACAATG TGCACGTTCATAATGACTTCTTGCTGGCCATTCTTACACGTTGCCAGATAATAGTGTCTGCACCAG AGGGTGCTGGATCCCTACAGTGGGCAGGAGGCTCTGCCTCAAAACCTGGCAAACCAAAAGGGAAGAAGAAGTTCTCCTCTGTCAGACAGAAGTTTGAT CACCGCTTCCAGGCCCAGAACCCCCTAAGTGCGGCCCAGCCCTTCAGCCCCCGTGAGGCGGGGCttggtgaggaggaggagctacGCCTGAGCGCCCACACCCTGCTCCTGCCCACGCGTGGCCAGCTAGAGGCCCGTACCATGGTGACCGCCTTTGAGCTGGGCCTGGACAACGTCAACGAGGACGCTGTGAGCATGCTGGTCTACGCTGTGGAG GTTCACCTAAAGGACGTCCTGACAGCGGTGATCTCCCGCAGGAAGGCCTACCGCCTGCGCGATGGGCTCTTCCCCTACGCCTTCGGCAGTGACATCACGCCTCAGCCCTACCTGAAGAACAGCGTAGCGGCTTACCACGCCGTCACAGAGTG TCCACCTCCCAGTGCGTCTCTTCCGGCTGGCCCGCCCCCCCAGGTGTCCCCTGACGAGGCCGAGCAGCAGGCCGCGCTCCTGCTGGCGTGCTGTGGtcactccctccctgccccactGCCCCCCATCAGCATCGCCGATCTGCTGGAGGCCCTACAG GTACATCGGCGAGTAGTTCCCTCGCACACTGTTTACGCCCTCAGCATCGAGCGCATCCTGGCCAGACTCTGGCACCCCAGCCacgaggagctggagcaggaccaGGTACACCGCCAGCACCTCGCCAACAAGGAGGGCCTActcatctactga